One Chionomys nivalis chromosome 15, mChiNiv1.1, whole genome shotgun sequence genomic window, CTATAACTCAccaagtagaccagactggccttgaactcacagagattcacacaTCTCTGCcaccactgcttttttttttttcgttttttctttttcttttcttttttttttttttttttttttttggtttttcgagacagggtttctctgtggttttggagcctgtcctggaactagctcttgtcgaccaggctggtctcgaactcacagagatccgcctgcctctgcctcccaagtgctgggattaaaggcgtgcgccaccaccacccggcctgctttttttttttttttttttttctttttcttaagacagggtctgcTCTATAATCCGGGTAGCCTTGGCCTCACGGTCTTCTACCTTCAGCCTTCTAAGCCCTGGGGTTGTAGATGGACACTACTCCCATTTTGGGGTTTTTCTTCTTGGTGGTGGCttggagttttgttttctgtttatctttagCATAGATTGTTTGTATCTACCTTATGAACATGACCCAAATGTTGCCCaaagccttgggcagaggctgggtgtggtggtacacacctttagtcccagtgcttggaaggcagaggcaagtagatttcTATGAGCTTGGGGGCCActctggtctgcatagcaagttccaagccaccAAGGCTAAaaagtgtgaccctgtctcaaaaaaaagtctaGAGCAGAATTTGCACTGGAATTTGGACTCCTTATCTAAGACTTTCCTTCCTGAAATTCCTTCCCAGTGACTGTGGAACTTGTGACCTACCAGCTACGCAATATGACCTCCTTCTTTGAATTTATTTGCTAGGGGTTAGGGGACACAGTAAACTTTGGAGACTAAGTGAGAAAGCCCAGAGGGTCAGAGAAAGCATGCTTAGACTTTTGACAGgtatccaaaaagaaaaaagagacaaaaggaaaagtTACAATTTGAGTTAGAATTCAGAAAAGTGGGGAGCTTCAATGCTGCTGCTGCACGGCAGAGCTCTGTAAATGACTGCACCACTGCACAGCAGGTCTGTAAATGGTTGCACCACTGCACAGCAGGTCTGTAAATGGTTGCACCACTGCACAGCAGGTCTGTAAATGGCTGCACCACTGCACAGCAGGTCTGTAAATGGCTGCACCACTGCACAGCAGGTCTGTAAATGGCTGCACCACTGCACAGCAGGTCTGTAAATGGTTGCACCACTGCACAGCAGGTCTGTAAATGGCTGCACCACTGCACAGCAGGTCTGTAAATGGCTGCACCACTGCACAGCAGGTCTGTAAATGACTGCAGCACTGCACGGCAGAGCTCTAATGCTTGCACCACTGCACAGTAGGGCATTAGCCATCAGGGATGGCTTCTGGGAAGGGTACGTACGTCATCTCACTAAAGGGATGAttattcctcccatctccttAGCATGTCTTTCAGCTTTCCTGGGTGATGGCCTCCTGGACTACCTGGTGATTGACAGGCCCAGATGGATGGACTCTCCAGGAAGGAGACGAGAGTAGATCATCTTCTCATCTTAGGACCAGATCAGGATGTTATCTCCACTCGGGGCCAGAGGGAGAACTCAAATTCCATTCTTTTTACCAGGAAACAGTAGCTTTCCCTTAAGGGACTTCAGCAAATCCCTGACACCTGTACCTTTTTATATAGTGTTTTAGATCTTGGGGTTGAAGGGGGAGACAATTGGGATATTTCCCTTTCTAGTGTTAGccaggagaaaggagatgggggTCCATTCTAGATGACTTCCAAGGTGACTAATTCCTACCTTAGCTACCTGACATTCCCCCTCTCAAGATTTAAGATCACTTAGGAGATGGGCTAGGAATAGGACTTACAAGGGTTTAGGATCTCCACCCGTGATGACTCTCAGGCTTTGGAAGGTGATAAGGGAGCTCAGCTAGCTGGTGTTGGACTGCAGGAGGGCCACGTGAGTACTGATGGGCCGTGAAAGAGAGGAGATGAAATTAGGACAGCAGTTCCATACACAAGACCCAGAGATTGATTAGATCCCTACTAGGATTATAATAGATGAAACCCATTTCCACCATACAAACCCAGATCAGTCCCACAGCTCTCCACCAGGAGCAATCAGTGGTGGTGCCTTGGACTGGAGGTTCAGGCACACTTCCATGTACAGCTTCTAGGCGTCTGTATAAAAGGAAAACGACAGCAAGAATCCAGATGGGGACAGATGCCCTGAACCCTTCTGGCATGTGTGGCTTGAAGCAAGGACAAAACTTGGCCATAGAACTAAGAACGTTTCCAGCTCTGAGAATTTCCTACCTGCTGCCCCACCGCTCTTACAACAGTGCACACCAGAAGTGCCTGCCTTCCTGTCTATGCAGCACTCCGCTAAGTGCCTGTGAGCCTTCAGGGATCCAAGCTGTTTCCCTTCACTCCACCCCGGCTAGCCTCCGGCAGATTCTCCAGGAGACACCAGCCATGAATCTTCTCATCTAATTTAATCCTGACATCATCTACCTGGACGTAGAATTAGAGATCTAGGTTTAAGGGCTCAGCCCCTTTATCTGAGGTCTGTCTCAAACCTCAGGTCCCTGAGCCTGAACCTCCAGAACTCTGACCAAACAGGCTGTGTGTTAGGTGTTCCCATGACTTCTGCTCAGATTCTATAATCCACTAGAGCAGCTAGCTCAAGGAACCCAGAGGAAAACTTCACCTGTTCTTCCCATTGATCATAAATGATACTACAGAAGATGCTAATGAATGACCAGGTGGGGAAAATACACAGGGTGAGACGGGCAGGAGCTCCCCTGCCCGCCTTCCAGCCATGCTTTGGGCTTTCATGAAACCATTCTTGGTCCTGAAGCTATATAGAGACCACTAACCAGCAGTCAGCTCATTAGCATACAAAAGGTATTCTTATCCTGGAGATTGCGAGAAGCTTGAGATCTGTAAGTCAGGAATTGGGACAAAGGACAATTGCTCATTCCAGGTTATCACAGACACTGGCTTCAGATCTCTTTCAAACTAAAAATCATTGGGGAGGAGAAAAACCCAACACCATCCTTTCTTCCAAGACCCACCCTTCCTACCTGTTCTGTTTTCTGTCCTGTGATCTTGAGTACCTTCAGGGGATTGATGAGGCATCCAACAGAGCCTTAGTTTTATTCTAAGAAGATTTTTCTCTGCAGGACCCTACAGCTGTGCAGAAGCAGAACTCACTACCACATTACATTGTGCATCTCTGAAAGTGTGTGTTTTCAAGAAAGTTCCTGTTGTGGAatgttccttttctgtgttactgtggttggtttaataaagagctgaatggccattaGCTAGCCAGGAAGGGGGACTTCTGGGGACTaagagctctgggaagaacagAGGACGAGTTGCCTGCccaaggcagagagagcaagacatgcaggaggagatGCAGAAGCCACGAGTCACGTGGTAGCACGTTggtgaatagaaatgggttgatttaagctataagagcaagtgggacaagcctaagctgtaGGCCAAGCTtctgtaattaataataagtttctgtgtcatttttttggagttggtggcccaaagaaaaaccCATCTACAGGTTCCACTAAAGAAAACAGAACCAAGTCTGAGATTTTCCTGCACTTGTCCAGTTTTAAGGTTTAACTCCTGCAGCTGCCCTGAGAGGCACAAACAACCTCGAGCACAGAGACCTCGTCCCGTTCCTCTGTGGTTCTTGTTTGCACTTCTCAGTTCCCCGACACCCAGCAGATGTAGGATTTTAGCAAAACTCTTCGCAAGGAAAAGCTGCTGTCTGGCTGGTGACGTCCCTTTTCTCTATCATTTCAAGTGGATAACTTTTATGGGTGGCTGGGCTAAGGAGGTGTATATAGCTGAGCTTTTATTTTGACATCTGGTTAATCCACCAAAGAGTCTGGTTGGCCAGGTATGCACCTTGAGGCATATAGCGTTCTAGAAGAAGGTCATGGCCTGGTACAGGTGGCCAAGGATGTCTGCTGCTAGATGGACACACTAGGCAAGGAAGCAAGGTGACAGGGGTGTCACTGGGTGACAGGTGCCTCCTGGTTGTGTGAAGTAACCTGAGGGCCTGTGAACCTAGACAGGAAAGACATTAAGGACATCTGTTTGTAAGTAAACTAAGATAGAGGAAAACTACCGCCATGTGGACCTCAGTCGTTGATTTGGGGAGCCCTAGGCCCTATTCTGAATGGCCCCCATTCTGTGGCCTATAGGaatttctctctgctttcaaggtggatttttcctttgggaGAGGTGTATTTCTCTGGATGGCTCAAACTagctggggaaggaaagagaagccgTAGAAGTTGGAAGTGAGCTGTATGTTTAGATGGTGAGGTTTACAACAGGGAAGAAAGCACCTATTGAGGGCTGGCAGAAGGGCTCAATGGTGAGGGCAATGgacaccaagcctgaccaccAGCGGTCAGTCCCCTGGGTCTACACGGCAGGAGAGAATCAGGCCTCCCCCTCTACGTGTGGCATTGCCCACTCTCTCCCACCACACCAAGCAAATCAGTAAAACGTTAGGGGGGAAAAAAGCACTATTTGCTCTTCCAATGCAAGTGAGGTCTGCAAGGTAGATTGATTGATCTCTAAGTGATTCTGCTCACCTTTGTCCTCTGGGGGAGCAGGGTATTAGGAGTTAGCTTGTATCCAAACAGAATGTTGCACCATACTCTAAGATGGAAGAATATTCCCTAACAAAGTCCGTAGTCCATCTGCGCATGACCTGAACCTGGCCACCTGCTCCCTGGAGAAAACTGCAGAAAGCCAACCAGCGTACCCTCGGCTGGGCTCCTTGGCCGATGGATTCCGCTCACTTTTTCCGTGTTTTCTTTTACAGAACCTGAGACGACAGATGTCACTTTGAACCCCCGCTCATTTTTTCTCAGGAATCCCAGTGAAAACGCCTTTGAACTGGTCCCCCTGGGGGACgaggaggagaaaaatgaaagtgcCTCGCCCGAGGGCAGGGCAATCTACCTGAATAAAAGCCGCTCTCCTCCCACAGCACCTGCTCCCTTTATCTCGGATGATGCCTCGGGATATCTGACCAGCTCCTGGCTGACTCTCTTCATCCCCTCGGTTTACACGTTTGTGTTCATCGTCAGCCTGCCTCTGAACATCCTGGCCATCGCAGTGTTCGTCCTGAAGATGCAGGTCAAGAAGCCGGCTGTGGTATACATGCTGCACCTGGCCGTGGCTGATGTGCTGTTCGTGTCCGTGCTCCCCTTGAAGATCAGCTACTACTTTTCCGGCAGCGATTGGCAGTTCGGGTCGGGCATGTGTCGCTTCGCCACCGCAGCGTTCTACTGTAACATGTATGCCTCCATCATGCTCATGACGGTCATAAGCATTGACCGCTTCCTGGCGGTCGTGTACCCCATCCAGTCCCTGTCCTGGCGCACCCTGGGCCGAGCTAACTTCACTTGCCTGGTCATCTGGGTGATGGCCATCATGGGGGTGGTGCCTCTCCTCCTCAAGGAGCAGACCACCAAGGTTCCAGGGCTCAACATCACCACCTGCCATGACGTCCTCAATGAGACGCTGCTGCAAGGCTTTTACTCCTACTACTTCTCAGCCTTCTCCGCTGTTTTCTTTCTCGTGCCACTGATCATTTCCACGGTCTGCTACATGTCCATCATCCGGTGTCTCAGCTCCTCTGCTGTGGCCACTCGGAGCAAGAAGTCGCGGGCTTTGTTCCTGTCCGCCGCTGTGTTCTGCATCTTCATCGTCTGCTTTGGGCCCACCAACATCCTCCTGATCGTGCACTACATGTTCCTCTCTGACAGCCCTGCCACGGAGACGGCCTACTTCGCTTacctcctctgtgtctgtgtgagcagCGTGAGCTGCTGCGTCGATCCCTTGATTTACTACTACGCCTCCTCCGAGTGCCAGAGGCACCTCTATGGCATCTTGTGCTGCAAAGACAGCTCCGATGCCAACAGCTACAACAGCACCGGCCAGCTGATGCCAAGCAAAATGGATACCTGCTCTAGCCACCTGAACAACAGCATATACAAAAAACTGCTAGCTTAGGGGAGAAAGAGTGCTGGAAGGTTACACAGAAAGGGCTGGAAAAGTGGACAGCCCGGGGATCCTGTTAGTCTCTGGCAAGCACTGTATTTACTTCACCACCTAGAACAACCAATGTCTGATCTGCATGCCTACTTCCTGCAAGTGCTATCAAGCATAGTTACCAGAAAGGTAATGGGGACAAAAGATGTCCAGCCAACTGTCCCTTCTCATATATCTAGGTGACCTGAATATATAGGCAGTATGCACATGCGTATTTGCAATGCAGCGTGGAATCGGCGCTTTGACACGTTTCTCGTTTATTCCCTAGCAGTTACTATGGAAATAATCTGATTCTCTGACTTACTAAACAAAGTCTGGTTTGGTGGATATTAGCACTGAACAGCTAAAGGTGTCCAGTGATAGGGAAGGAGTTCCTAGTTCAGATTTAACACagcttttacatatatatatttccaatTATTTGATGGTAATGTTTAAGCAATAGAAGGATGAAACAGTATTATCTGTGTAGGGGAAGATCTAGTGCTTCTCATCTTGAATACACCATAGTCAAAAATTACCAAAGCAGTTGGAAAGTCCATTTTGATATGGGTAGCATTTTTGCAATTTACATACTGAATACATGGACCAGGATTGAGCATGAGACCCACCAGGATTATAAGAAACCTTTCAGAGCAGCCAACCCCAGGAACTAGGCACAGCCATCTCCATGAGATCCTCTGGACAGCTGATACCCATTCAGCTGTGCCTCCCAGCGAGCAGAGATGGGGACCACAGATGGGGACCACCAGGCCCACTCCTTGCTCAAGGCTTCCCATCAGCTGTGAACTGACTGTATCTGAGCAGCTAGGATAAGACATTGTAGGAGGGAGATAACCACGAGAGTCGTCTGCACATCTGAGGAGCAGAGAAAGGTGTGTTTCTATCCAGTAGCTGTCGTGCAAGGCTGGCTCTTGCACAGACACACCCACGTGCCCTGGGCACTCTGATGGGAACTGGGGCTGCAGATTGACTGACAGCCAGATGTTATCTGAGTTCTGCCTTTGCTCAAGCAAAGCAGATAGCTGACGTGTGGTCAACGTGATGTAAGCACTGCAGATACACCATTGTACAGAGAAGTGTGTTCAGCCAGACACCACCAAGTGTATTTCACAAAAGCAAGGCCTAACAGCTAAACAGgtttgaagacctgagtttccGCTTCCAGTAGCTATAGATTAGGGTACAATCACAGCTTAAgatgtatatttttaagaaataagcccttagccgggcggtggtggcgcacgcctttaatcccatcatgcgggaggcagaggcagacggatctctgtgagttcgaggccagcctggtctagaagagctagttccaggacaggaaccaaaaaaagctacaaagaaaccctgtctcgaaaatccaaaaaaaaaaagaaaaaaaagaaataagcccTTCAGTCAACAATAACTAGACACtatttatttacaaatgtttTTATTAGAAATTACTCAAATAAGCCAGGCATtggggcatacatctttaatcccagcatttaggaggcggaggtaggcagatctctgagttcaaggccgaccTGGTTTACATGATGACTTCCAGGCTACCTAgagatatatagtgagacctcCGCTCAAAACAATAATgatatcaaaatgaaacaaaacaaaccccacatttttaaaaagcaagaaaacacaaaaaaaatttacttataaggtcagtctggtttttttaaaaatggaagaaaatgaaattaagacTGAAATGTAAGAAAATTAATCCTGTATTTTTCTTgagttaattaaattattttcaaagcattttaaTGTCACAGCGACTAATAAGTATATAAAATCCTCAAGGCTTTGACAaagtaatttgaaaattaatttgaaatatatactTTTCCTGATTTAAGAAATATGTTGGCATTTTAAGCAAATAAAAGAGAGTCGAAGGACTAAGTTTATTTAAGAGAGCGAAGTATTTCCAGGTATTGTAGACTAACTTCCATGAAAGTCCTGCAGTTGTACTGTTAACTCAGTTGCTGTCCTGATTATCTAGATCACTGACTCACTGTCTGGGCTCTGTCTGTGACTTACAAAACTATTATTCCTGTACTTGTGAACTTTGATGTCACTGTTTCGCGTTCACTCTTTTTTAAAGGATTACATAACATATTAATAAACCTGAAAACGTGCTTGGTGTCTGTCTGGAATAGATTATTGTTGTGGGTCCTGGTGGGAGAGCACACCAAAACACTCTTTAGTGAATAGGTAGGTGCTTTATGGTGGTGGAGCCAGGGTTTCAGGGTGAGCAGGGGATGGGGAAGCTCCCCAGAGGCTAGAGGTTAGGGAGAGCCCTAACCATCCAGAAGCAGGGCACAGGCAGTAATGCGCTAATCCCCTCTACATGATCCTCCAACCCCTTGCTGGGCTTCCCATTTGCACGCTGTGTATGTGTGAAGCCAAGTCACCCAATCATCATGCTATTTCCATACTTGTATACAGGGTGCCTTGATCACATCTGCACCCACAATCTCCCTTACCCCTTCCCTCTCTTGCCCTCTGACTGCTCCACGGCCACTTCCCTTTTACTGTCAGGTCCTTTCCCCTGGAAAAAAGACCACCCCTGAGCTCAGCCAGATGCCAATAGCGCCAGGTGATACCCCTCACAGACAGCTTCCCTGGGCATGGAGAAGGGCTCTAGGGAACTAacgggagaggggaggagaactcAGCATGGTCTTTGCAAAGATTCATTGGATGgttatctttctattttttaatccTCTTTTTGGAACACTGATGATTCTGATGTTGAAAACACATTGGGTTCCTCACTTGCCATGAGCGGCCATCTGCACTAAGAAGCATCCTCGAGGAGAATTCAAAGTGGTGCTCAACCTTCTAAATTGAAAATCAGTTAAAAGTCTTCAGTACAGTGTTTCTGGATTCACAGtcgatttttaaaaatattacttcatCTAAACAATCATTGTGTGAGCACAGAGAATTGTCGACATGCAGAAAACAGACCATGTGGTGGTCtcgactcaggacctctgcattAGGACCCTGCCTCTAACCAGAAAGTTTGCAATCACAAACTTTCTTACTATAACTTTCCAAAATATATTTGAGCCCAAATAACACTCTTGAATTTTATCAACATAAAACGTATTTTCCACCACCAAGTCaaaaataacttttgtttttgaggaaaTGGAACATCCAGTTGGCTGTTGAATACGTAGTTGGAAATTTTTATGTTGTGCTTCATTTGAAGAAATTAGGGAAGCGGTGTGTCCTTGAGGAAGCCATGCATTTCAGAAACCAGTGGAAAGAAAGCATCAAGCATGCTTTGTACGCCAGCTGTTTCCATTCTGAGG contains:
- the F2r gene encoding proteinase-activated receptor 1, which encodes MGPRRLLLVAAGLSLCGPLLSSRVPVSQPEPETTDVTLNPRSFFLRNPSENAFELVPLGDEEEKNESASPEGRAIYLNKSRSPPTAPAPFISDDASGYLTSSWLTLFIPSVYTFVFIVSLPLNILAIAVFVLKMQVKKPAVVYMLHLAVADVLFVSVLPLKISYYFSGSDWQFGSGMCRFATAAFYCNMYASIMLMTVISIDRFLAVVYPIQSLSWRTLGRANFTCLVIWVMAIMGVVPLLLKEQTTKVPGLNITTCHDVLNETLLQGFYSYYFSAFSAVFFLVPLIISTVCYMSIIRCLSSSAVATRSKKSRALFLSAAVFCIFIVCFGPTNILLIVHYMFLSDSPATETAYFAYLLCVCVSSVSCCVDPLIYYYASSECQRHLYGILCCKDSSDANSYNSTGQLMPSKMDTCSSHLNNSIYKKLLA